TTAATAAGGGCGATTCGGTCCCAATCTTGAAACTGATTCAATAATTCAAAACGAATTGGATTGTCCTCAGCCATTTCATCGATATCAGCACCTGCAGCAAAAGCACGTCCTTCCCCAGCGATAACAATCACTTTTATTTCCTCATTTTCATCAAAGGCTTCTAAGGCTTCAGTAATTTCTCTAACCATTCCTCGATTAAGTGCATTTAACACTTTCGGGCGATTTAGCATAATGTAGCCGATAGAATCACTGTTTAATACTTTAATAAACTGGTTGTTATTCATTTACTTCCTCACCAATCATTAACGTCACAATCTCTTTTGCAAACGACATTAAATCTTTTCCAGATGCTTTTGCTTCTTCTGTTTTCATCGCAGCTTTAAATGAATCCATGCTTTCATAATACATTTCACACATTAAGTAATACTTGCTTTCACCGCCCATTGGACTGCCAATAAATTTCGTTACGTCCATTTTTAACAGACCAGGGATTTTTTTTGTAATCGGAGCATGGACTGAAAAATAATGCTCATCAAATTTCTCCTTATCTTCTGGGTGTTTATACAATGCAACAAATTTAATCATTTCCTTACCTCCTGGTTTTTATAAAGTTGAAATTGGTTTCATTGCTTCAAATGGATTTTTACATTCTTTGCAATATAAAAGACTTCGACAAGCTGAAGGGCCAAAGATATTTTCTAATGTGTTATAGGGTGAGCCACAATATGGGCAATCAACTTGCCAAGACCCATCACTTTCAAGTTGAAGCGGAGGAGGGGCGATGCCGAACTCTTTCAACGCTTCTCTTCCCTTTTCTGAAATCGATGCAGAAGTCCATGGAGGGGTATTGATGTAGTTAACCTCAACCTTTTCCACTTCATCAATTTCACTTACTGCTTTTATGACATTGTCTTTAATAATTCCTAACGCTGGGCAACCTAAAAACGTTGGAAGAAGGTCTACAGTTACTTTGTTTTCGAGGGTAGTAATATTTCCTAGCATCCCTAAATCAACGATATTGATCGTATCAATCTCTGGATCATGAACAGTTTCGATTTGCTTTCTTACCTTTTCTTCTAAAGAATTTACGATGATCATGCTTCAATCCACCTTTCTATTGTTATTTTTTCAAAAAAATACATGCTGCGGTTTACATGTAGTAAACTTATAAACTTGTTATATAGTAGAGCCGCAGCATATATTTGCTCTTATCATACTTACCAAGGTACAGCTGGATTTAAGTTATACACTCCCGAAAGCGTATCAATCGCTTCTTTTAAGTCTGGTGTGTGCATTCCCGCTCTACCATCACCGCGCTCCATGCCTGGCTCTCCTGGGTATTCTAAATTTAAATTTTCAAAAGCATCCTTAATAACTGCAACAAATCGCTCTTTTAGCACCTCTTCACTTTCAATTAAACCTGCCTTCACCATCGCTTCGCGATTAGGCCCTAGTGAAAGAAGCCCACCAACATCTTTCCAAGCCTTTTCAATAGCGGCTTTCATTCTTTCTCTAGCCTCTCCTTCAGCACCAATTAATTGGTTAAACCATGTTCTCCAATGCATTAAATGATAAATCGTTTCTGATTGTACCCTTACTGCTACTTGTGCTAATGGTTCGTAGGAGCTATTTTTTAAAGATTCAATTTTATGCTTTTTCATAACCTCGTAGAAATAGTTACGAACGACTGTGAATGCCCAATCATATTTTGGCTCTTCATATAGCCAGTGACCTGGCCCATTTACATCTTCTAAAAGAACTGCATTTTTACGAACAGCTTCGGAACGGCCATGCGCTAAATCATCAGCTTTTCCTTCACCAATTTCCTCAAGTAATTGGTAGTAAATAGCTGCATGCCCCATTGTATTTTGTGTGATTGAAGAGTAAGCGACATCTTCTTCAATATGCGGAACTAAACCTAGCCATTCCGATCCTCTAAAGGAAATAAGAAAATCGTCATCAGCCAGTTGATACAATAAATCTACTAAAGCTTTTTTATACTCTACATTTTTTGGATCATTTACTTCATTTGCTGATGTCATTCTCATTATTTGACACGCCCCTTACTCCATGACAGGATTTCTTCCTCATCCAACATGCCTTGCTCAGCTTCTCGCCAAATTCTTGCTAAATAGCCATACCCTTTCGTTGTCCGATAATCTTTATTATCGATACGTTTAAGCCCCTCACGTTCCTCAGGATTTAATGAGCGAATATCCGAACGCTTCACTACCCAAATATCACATACTTCTTCACGTCTCATAAAATTTTCTTGTGCCATCACTAAAGCGATTTCATGATTTGGCGCTAATAGTGTAAATTGCTCTTGAACTTGAGATGTTGGTGTTTTTCGACTAAACACTTGAAATTCCTCATAAAATTGCGCACTTTGTCCCATACGTTATATTCCCTCCTCACTATTTCAATCAAACAATCTTACAAACTAATAACCAACTTCACTATTTAAACCTAATGCTTCACGAACCCAAGCATTATTTTCATAAGAGAGCTTTCTTATCCGTAGTCGTTTTTGTGACATTGGCCCTTCATTACTAATAATCTTCTTGAAATAATTCCAATCAGGCTGTTTATATACCCAGTTTCTTGTTTCTGGATCCAAATGAATCGTTTCATCTGGAATTGTTAAGCCAATACCTTGAATTCTTGGCACATATTTAGTAAGATAAAATTGTCTTAAATCTTCATTTGTATTTTTTCTAATTTTATATTTGATTGTTATATCTTGCTTCGAAGTGCCTGTTGTTTCAGCAGTTGGCGGTCCAAAGAACATCATCAGTGCTGGCCACCAACGATTTAAGGCATCTTGAAGCATTTCTTTTTGTTCTTTTGTTCCTTTTGCTAAGGCAACTGAGATTGCTTCGCCATGCTGGGCGTGGAACACTTCTTCCGCGGCAATTCTTTTTAATGCTCTTGCATACGGTGCATACGAACAATCCAACATATTTGTTTGAGTAATAATCGCCGCACCATCTACTAACCAGCCAATTAAACCAGCGTCCGCCCATGATTCCGTTTTCCAGTGGAACACGTTATGAAACTTTAAATCTCCTTTAAACAAATCTTGAATTAAATCTTCGCGAGTTTTCCCAAGCGGTTTAATTAAGTCTTCTGCAACCCTTAATAATAGTTGACCATGGCCCATTTCATCTTGAACTTTCGCCATGATGCCAAGCTTACGATAGAGTGACGGAGCTTTTGGAGTCCATTCCTTTTCTGGAAACGCCCCCATAATTTCGCTAATACCGTGCATTGAGATTAACTTAATCAAGACGTTCCGATATTCTTCGGGCATCCAGTCATCTGCTTCAATCTTTTCACCAGCTTCGATTCTTGCCATAAATTCTTTGTACTTCGTCTCGTCCGATGAATTTACTACTTGAAGTGCCATTCAAATTCCACCTTCCTTTGGTAATTTAGTAAAAAAACGCACATAAGTATATGACGTTTTATTAACGTTATTATATTATCACGTCATACAGTTTGCAAGTAATAATTTAATGAATATTCAGATTTTTTGTAATGTTAAAACTCAAACACCTATGCTCATTGATCGTTTGTCTATTACTCTTACGGCTTTTCCTTCAAATCTTTGAATCGTTTTCGGAGCGTGGATTTTAACATCCATTGAAACTAAACAGCTGTTTTTCATAATATGTTCTACTTTCTTTTTAAGAAACTGTATCGTCTCATGTTTCAAATTTTCTTCTACTTGTTTATACACTGCATCTGTTACTTCTACATTTAACTCAATGGCATCCATAATACCTTTTTTGACTAAATGGACTTGATAAAATGGCGCTAATTCATTTACTGTAAGCAAGTAATGTTCGATTTCAGATGGAAAAACATTGACACCTCTTATAATAATCATGTCATCGATTCGGCCTTTCACCCGTGACATGCGAATTGTCGTTCTTCCACATTTACACTTTTCTCTAGTTATGGAAGCAATATCTCCAGTGCGATAACGAATAACTGGAAAGGCTTCTTTCGTTAAGCTCGTAAAAACTAGCTCTCCATCTTCACCATCGGCAACTGGCTCAAGTGTTTTCGGGTCAATGACCTCCACATAAAAATGGTCCTCAGCAATATGCAGTCCCTCCTGAGCGTGATGGCATTCAATCGAAACGCCCGGCCCCATCACCTCACTTAAACCGTAAATATCACATGCCTTAATAGCAAATTTTTCTTCAATCGTTCTCCTCATTTCCTCCGACCAAGGCTCTGCACCAAAAATCCCATATTTTAAACTTGTTTTCCGTGGATCTTTCCCTAATTCCTCCATATATTCAGCAATGTTTAAAACATAGGAAGGTGTGCCGCAAATAACGGTTGGTTCGAAATCCTCAATTAATGTAATTTGTCTTTCTGTATTACCTCCAGAAATGGGTACAGTTGACATTCCTAAATACTCGCTGCCATAATGAAGACCTAAACCACCTGTAAATAAACCATATCCATAAGCATTATGTAGCACTTCTCCAGGCTTACCACCTGCAATGACTATTGCCCTTGCAACGATTTCACTCCAGTTTTTAATATCATTTCTTGTATAAGCAACAACTGTTGGTTTACCACTTGTACCTGATGAACCATGAATGCGGACAATTTCTTTTCTGTCAACAGCAAAAAGACCAAATGGATAATGATCCCGCAAATCTTGCTTTTTCGTGAATGGAAGCCTCAGAATATCCTCTAAACCTTTAATATTTTCTGGCTTTATATTACTTTCATTAAATTTTTGTTGGTAAAATGGTACATTATTGTATACTCTTTGCACCGTTTCCGTTAGCCTTTCCAATTGGATTTCCTCAAGTCTTTGTCTACTTTCCGTCTCTACATCGTGTAATATCATCACATTTCCCCCTTTTTTGATGCTAAATATCAATAAATCGACATAACATTACAAAAAGCGCTTTCATCCTTAATATCAATATTACGCCATACATTGTTGTATGACGTAATATTTACGTAACGTTATAAAATTGTAATGTTTGTATAAAATTTACAACTATAGTAGTGATTTGTCAATATTTTTTTCAGATTTTTTAGATTTTTCGCTATTTTTAGTTTAAAATATAGGTAAACTCTTTTTCATGTTAATCTAAAGGATGCCTTTATTATTATACCACTCATGCACTAGTATTTCACTGAATTTTTTGATTCTTCAAACAATTTTATTATAATGCTTTTGATAGTATCATTAATTCAAAAGAAAGAGAGGAATCATGTGAAGATTAAAAATCAATTTTTAGGCCTTTTTTTAGTACTGATTGCTTTTAGCTATGTATGTATTTATTTTTTTCCAATCCCACTGCTTGAAACAGCTGTAAGTATCTTTATTGTAATTTTTATTATTTTAGCTTTACCAGCTCTTGTAGGAAGTTTGAAAATTATTACATATACCTTGTTAGTTTTAGCAATCACCATGTTAGTAGCGGTAAAAGCACCAATTGGGGAATGGATTGACGGTGTTAGAGTCAATTTAACATTAGTCTCCATTTTTACATTTGTCCCGTTATTAGGAATTCCAGTACGATTAGGCGGTTATTTGGAATCTTTGAAACTACTATTTGAACGATTAAATCCTAAACCAACATACGTTTTTCTAATAACACAGACGCTAACGCATCTCTTAGCAGTAGTTTTAAATATTGGCTCTATTTCAATCGTTCATTATTTGTCAAAAGCAGCACCGATTCAATCAGCTCGTTTATTAGTTAGTGCCGTTAATAGAGGTTTTATTAGCGTGATTTTCTGGTCACCATATTTTGCAGCAATGGCTGTTGTTTTAAGTATGCTGCCAATTACGTGGGGGGCAATCCTTCCCTACTCGCTTGGAATCGTTCTTATTAGTTTTGTTGTAAGCATTCTTATTGACTGGTCGTTTATAACAAAAGCGAATATTACCTTTGCTCATGAAGTTTCGGCGGCAAAAGAAGAAGAAATTCCTGCAGAGTCGGGCGGTAAGTCTGATAAGCAAAAGTTAAGCGAATTAATTTTTCTGCTCTTATTTATGATGTTGACTATTCTTGGCATTGAGTTTTTTTCAAGCCTTACTATGGTCGTTATTATTTGTTTAGTTGCTTTTTTATTTCCACTTTTATGGAGCTTGCTTTATAAAAAACAAAGGGAGTATGGAGCGGAACTAAAGGATCATATATATATAACATTGCCGCGAATGAAAAAAGAAGTTGTTCTCTTTTTTGTTTCTGGATTTTTCAGCGCTGCATTCGTTGCGACAAATATTAGCGCCACCATTATAAATAGTTTGAATGAGTTTTTTGGCGGATTTACGATTGGCATTGCCTATTGTATAGTTTTAGTCATCATTACAACATCAATAGTCGGTATGCATCCGATTGTCCCGGTTACCATTTTTGCAGCAAGCTTTAATCCTAGCCTTTTAGGGTTTAGTCCAGAATATTTTGCTATATTGCTCCTTGTTTCTTGGGGGATTTCTAATTCATTTTCTCCAGCAACCGCCTCAAATAATCTAATCGCAAATTTATGGGGGGTAGACATCACGAAAGTTACTTGGCGTTGGAATATGAAATATGGGATGATATTGGCAATTCTGTTGCCCATCTATTTGGAGATTGTGAATATTTGAATAAAAATCGAAAGCTAGTTTCAAAGCGTTAGACACGAATAATGTTTATTCGTGTCTGCTTGAAACCTATTAACACGGATGATCCAAATTACTAGAGAAAGCAGTAAAAATCAGCTTGCGAAATATGATTGGTTTAATCTAAAATAACACATCTGCTTCGACGATTTGTAAAGTTAAATTTTCGTATTCTGATAAATCAACTTCATACGGTTTGATTTTTTGATTGGCTTCGTCTTTAATAATTCGTAAAATCGGTCGTCCCACTGCATGAAAATTATATTTCGAAACAAGTCCAGTCCTGCCGTCATTTAATTTTACGGTCAACCCCTGCGGATAAATAGCGATACAATTTTTAAACAATTCAACTTGTTTACAATCGAATTGCGTTCCGCATCCCGTATAAAGAAGCTCAAGACCTTTATGCGGAAGCATTGGAGTCCGATAAGTTCTTGCACTTGTTACTGCATCGAATACATCAACAACACTGATAATTTTCGCGTACTTGTGAATATCAGCATCCATTAATCCTCGTGGATAACCAAGTCCATCCAATCTCTCATGATGCTGGAGAGCACAATGAGCAACAGGCAATGGAATCTCGTGAATTTTTCTAAGCGTTTCAAACCCTAATTTACTGTGGTTCATGACCTCGTTGTATTCTTCCTTTGTTAATTTTCCTGGTTTATTTAGTATTTCTAGGGGAATAAATATTTTCCCTATATCATGGAGTATTGCCCCAAGTCCAATCTCTTCAATATTTTTTAATGGCAAACCGTTCTCAATCGCTAATTGACATGCATAAATCGACACGTTGACACTGTGAGTATACACATAATTTTCATAAATTTTTGCTGTTGCTAATAGATTGATCGCCGTTCTGTTTTCAGTTAAACAATTTAAAATATCTTTAAAGATTTTTTGAAAACTGCGAATAGCTCTGTCCGATTTTATCATACCTTGGAGGCGGGAATGATTAGATTTAAGGCTCGCAATTGATTGGAACCCTTCCGTTATCGTATTGATTGCCTCAAGCCGTAATTCTATAGGGACTGATTCAACTATTTCAATCCCTTCTGATTGTTCGTCCTCTATATAAATGGTAGTAACTCCACTTTTTATTAGCTTATGTATTAGTTTGTCTGTTAGTTGGACACCTTCTGATAAAAGAATTTGACCTTTATCATTATAAATAGATTTACCTAATTTAGTTCCGGACTGACAGCTAGCAACATTCATTAGCCGCATAAGGTCTCCCCTTTCTTTTTCTATGCTTGTAAACGATTCTAAAGTCCTATTTCTAGTATACTGTGATTCTACTTAAATCGACAAGCCGCGATAAAAAAAAGAAGCAATCTCACAATAGCTGTCAGCCTATACTGGATGTTAACGAAAACCTACGGCACATTGCTGCTCACCCAATCATGTACGAATAAAAGATAAGTTCCCATGTCATTTAAATAGATGCACTTTACGAACAACTTTTTAACTACGCTTGCTGTTCTTAATCGTACTCTGAAATAAACATTGACAATATTAATATAATTTTATATAATAAAATTCGCTACGGTCTGTTAGCTCAGTGGGAGAGTACTTGCTTGACAGGCAAGGTGTCACTGGTTCGAATCCAGTACAGACCATTATTGTAAAAGGAGCCTGTATTCCTTGTGTATCAAGGAATACAGGCTTTTTTCATTTCCTGCAGCTGTTATCTTCATATTCACCTGCACATACTTTAAGAAATTCCTCCTTCATTATTAGTTTCAAACGTCCTGCGTATAGTATAAATTTTAAAAATTGATTTATATCAATTAATATTGATAATCATTATTATAAAATATAGGTACAAGGAAATAAGAATTTCTAATGATTGAGGTGAAGTTGTAATGATTAATGACAGGGTTAAGCTAGAGAAACGAATTGAAAGGTTGAAAAAGGAATTAAATTTAACAGTTAAGGCCACTGAATTGGATAGTCAAGAGACTTTAAGTTATAGTCAGCAACTGAACCAACTCATTATAACTAATCAAAAATTAACAAGAGATTGTTATTTAAATATGAACGGAGGGAAAACTTCATGAATCATGTGACAATGTATATTTATGGAGCCTCCTGTTTGGATTGTATTCGCATAATTGAAAAAGAGATGATAGACTTGGGTGGTATTTTTACCTTTAAAGGTATGATGCCGAAAGGAAAGATCTTCATTAAGTATAATCCAAGTATAATTAACGTTTCTAGAATAGTAGATAAAATTGAAAAAATAGGTTTTTCCGTCATGAAGATTATTCAAAAGGAAGAAAGAATGATAATGTTTGACTAGTGATTGTCTCCAATACTTCTAAACTTCGATATAGCGTTTGAAGGTCCATGTCCATTTTGATTGTTAACCTTAATTTTCAAAAATTTAAGACCACTATCCAAAAAGAAAAGTGGTCTTTTTTCATGCGTATTCGCCCAATTGGCTTTTTATTTCGAGAGCAACGAAATTTAACATTTTTTAAGAAAATACAATTTTGATGATTAATGGTAGTGGATTCTTGCCATTGTTATGTTAACTATTTTTGCGGAAAAAGAGGCTGTGTCACTCAAAAACACGCGATTGTTTTTTATTTTTAAACCATCCCCATTGTTCTTTGAATTCTACGAATATCTTTTTTATTATTCCAACTATCTTCCTTTAAAAGTTCATTGCTAACTTCAAGATTCTTTATTTGTTCTTTTAGCTCGCCGAACTCCTTAGCATTTTGCAGCCTTAATTCACTTACTTCTGCTTTAAGTGATTCCTGACCATGTCTTAGCGCATTTAATATTTGACTATGGTCGGCTAGTATCAGACTATGTTCTGCTAATATGTTACTATGATTTTCTAATATCTGAGTATGATTTTCTAATATCTGA
Above is a genomic segment from Bacillus sp. (in: firmicutes) containing:
- the paaH gene encoding 1,2-phenylacetyl-CoA epoxidase subunit B, whose amino-acid sequence is MGQSAQFYEEFQVFSRKTPTSQVQEQFTLLAPNHEIALVMAQENFMRREEVCDIWVVKRSDIRSLNPEEREGLKRIDNKDYRTTKGYGYLARIWREAEQGMLDEEEILSWSKGRVK
- a CDS encoding AMP-binding protein, which gives rise to MILHDVETESRQRLEEIQLERLTETVQRVYNNVPFYQQKFNESNIKPENIKGLEDILRLPFTKKQDLRDHYPFGLFAVDRKEIVRIHGSSGTSGKPTVVAYTRNDIKNWSEIVARAIVIAGGKPGEVLHNAYGYGLFTGGLGLHYGSEYLGMSTVPISGGNTERQITLIEDFEPTVICGTPSYVLNIAEYMEELGKDPRKTSLKYGIFGAEPWSEEMRRTIEEKFAIKACDIYGLSEVMGPGVSIECHHAQEGLHIAEDHFYVEVIDPKTLEPVADGEDGELVFTSLTKEAFPVIRYRTGDIASITREKCKCGRTTIRMSRVKGRIDDMIIIRGVNVFPSEIEHYLLTVNELAPFYQVHLVKKGIMDAIELNVEVTDAVYKQVEENLKHETIQFLKKKVEHIMKNSCLVSMDVKIHAPKTIQRFEGKAVRVIDKRSMSIGV
- the paaG gene encoding 1,2-phenylacetyl-CoA epoxidase subunit A; amino-acid sequence: MALQVVNSSDETKYKEFMARIEAGEKIEADDWMPEEYRNVLIKLISMHGISEIMGAFPEKEWTPKAPSLYRKLGIMAKVQDEMGHGQLLLRVAEDLIKPLGKTREDLIQDLFKGDLKFHNVFHWKTESWADAGLIGWLVDGAAIITQTNMLDCSYAPYARALKRIAAEEVFHAQHGEAISVALAKGTKEQKEMLQDALNRWWPALMMFFGPPTAETTGTSKQDITIKYKIRKNTNEDLRQFYLTKYVPRIQGIGLTIPDETIHLDPETRNWVYKQPDWNYFKKIISNEGPMSQKRLRIRKLSYENNAWVREALGLNSEVGY
- a CDS encoding heavy-metal-associated domain-containing protein, yielding MNHVTMYIYGASCLDCIRIIEKEMIDLGGIFTFKGMMPKGKIFIKYNPSIINVSRIVDKIEKIGFSVMKIIQKEERMIMFD
- a CDS encoding HD-GYP domain-containing protein is translated as MRLMNVASCQSGTKLGKSIYNDKGQILLSEGVQLTDKLIHKLIKSGVTTIYIEDEQSEGIEIVESVPIELRLEAINTITEGFQSIASLKSNHSRLQGMIKSDRAIRSFQKIFKDILNCLTENRTAINLLATAKIYENYVYTHSVNVSIYACQLAIENGLPLKNIEEIGLGAILHDIGKIFIPLEILNKPGKLTKEEYNEVMNHSKLGFETLRKIHEIPLPVAHCALQHHERLDGLGYPRGLMDADIHKYAKIISVVDVFDAVTSARTYRTPMLPHKGLELLYTGCGTQFDCKQVELFKNCIAIYPQGLTVKLNDGRTGLVSKYNFHAVGRPILRIIKDEANQKIKPYEVDLSEYENLTLQIVEADVLF
- the paaC gene encoding phenylacetate-CoA oxygenase subunit PaaC — protein: MRMTSANEVNDPKNVEYKKALVDLLYQLADDDFLISFRGSEWLGLVPHIEEDVAYSSITQNTMGHAAIYYQLLEEIGEGKADDLAHGRSEAVRKNAVLLEDVNGPGHWLYEEPKYDWAFTVVRNYFYEVMKKHKIESLKNSSYEPLAQVAVRVQSETIYHLMHWRTWFNQLIGAEGEARERMKAAIEKAWKDVGGLLSLGPNREAMVKAGLIESEEVLKERFVAVIKDAFENLNLEYPGEPGMERGDGRAGMHTPDLKEAIDTLSGVYNLNPAVPW
- the paaJ gene encoding phenylacetate-CoA oxygenase subunit PaaJ — encoded protein: MIIVNSLEEKVRKQIETVHDPEIDTINIVDLGMLGNITTLENKVTVDLLPTFLGCPALGIIKDNVIKAVSEIDEVEKVEVNYINTPPWTSASISEKGREALKEFGIAPPPLQLESDGSWQVDCPYCGSPYNTLENIFGPSACRSLLYCKECKNPFEAMKPISTL
- a CDS encoding aspartyl-phosphate phosphatase Spo0E family protein; its protein translation is MINDRVKLEKRIERLKKELNLTVKATELDSQETLSYSQQLNQLIITNQKLTRDCYLNMNGGKTS
- a CDS encoding EthD family reductase codes for the protein MIKFVALYKHPEDKEKFDEHYFSVHAPITKKIPGLLKMDVTKFIGSPMGGESKYYLMCEMYYESMDSFKAAMKTEEAKASGKDLMSFAKEIVTLMIGEEVNE